The Oceanisphaera avium genome includes a region encoding these proteins:
- the tolQ gene encoding protein TolQ, with protein MHAEISFLGLFLQASLLVKFVMLLLLGMSVLSWAMIFNRRKILTTAQQDSVSFEDKFWSGSDLSRLYHESNARRDDLAGMEQIFYAGFKEFIRLQKQGRSQESLLDGTYRTMRVALSREVDRLETNLSMLATIGSISPYIGLFGTVWGIMNAFIALAEVQQATLSMVAPGIAEALIATALGLFAAIPAVIAYNRFSYQVERQENHLANFMDEFSTILNRQVAAGKA; from the coding sequence GTGCATGCTGAAATATCGTTTTTAGGTCTGTTTTTACAGGCCAGCTTATTAGTTAAATTTGTCATGCTGTTGTTGCTTGGCATGTCGGTATTATCGTGGGCGATGATCTTTAATCGCCGCAAAATATTGACCACTGCTCAGCAAGACTCAGTGAGCTTTGAAGATAAATTTTGGTCAGGCTCAGACTTAAGTCGGCTTTATCATGAAAGTAATGCTCGCCGCGATGACTTAGCAGGCATGGAGCAAATATTTTATGCCGGCTTTAAAGAGTTTATTCGCTTACAAAAACAAGGTCGTTCTCAAGAGAGCTTGTTAGATGGCACTTATCGCACCATGCGAGTGGCGTTATCGCGAGAAGTAGACCGGCTAGAAACCAACTTATCAATGCTGGCTACCATTGGCTCTATCAGCCCCTATATCGGCTTGTTTGGTACTGTGTGGGGCATAATGAATGCGTTTATTGCGCTGGCTGAAGTGCAACAAGCCACGCTCTCTATGGTGGCCCCAGGGATTGCGGAAGCCTTAATCGCCACTGCACTGGGCTTATTTGCTGCTATACCGGCGGTTATTGCCTATAACCGTTTTAGTTATCAAGTTGAGCGTCAAGAGAATCATCTGGCCAATTTTATGGATGAGTTTTCCACTATCTTAAACCGCCAAGTGGCGGCAGGTAAGGCATGA
- the ruvA gene encoding Holliday junction branch migration protein RuvA: MIGRLKGIIVEKQAPEILIDINGVGYEVTLPMSCFYDLPKVGESATVLIHFVVREDAQLLFGFNTKTERALFRELIKTNGVGPKLALGIMSGMTADEFIYHIDQGDIKALVKLPGVGKKTAERLIVEMRDRLKNFGGYDLFNPAPDTVTQAGQIDGAKNEAIAALQALGYKPAAAEAMILKIAKPELDVEQLIREALRNQV, encoded by the coding sequence GTGATTGGTCGCTTAAAAGGCATCATTGTTGAAAAACAAGCGCCTGAGATCTTAATTGATATTAACGGCGTGGGTTATGAAGTGACCTTGCCCATGAGTTGTTTTTACGACTTACCTAAGGTAGGCGAGAGCGCTACTGTGCTTATTCACTTTGTGGTACGTGAAGATGCACAGCTATTATTTGGTTTTAATACTAAGACCGAGCGTGCCTTATTTCGTGAGTTAATTAAAACCAATGGTGTGGGCCCTAAGCTGGCGCTCGGTATTATGTCGGGTATGACCGCCGACGAATTTATTTATCATATTGATCAAGGCGATATAAAAGCCTTAGTGAAATTGCCTGGAGTGGGTAAAAAAACCGCCGAGCGCTTGATTGTAGAAATGCGCGATCGCCTTAAAAACTTTGGTGGCTATGATCTCTTTAATCCTGCACCCGACACCGTAACTCAAGCTGGCCAAATAGATGGCGCAAAAAATGAAGCCATTGCTGCCTTGCAGGCCTTGGGTTATAAGCCTGCTGCCGCTGAAGCCATGATCCTTAAGATTGCCAAGCCCGAGCTCGACGTGGAGCAGTTGATCCGCGAAGCGCTCCGTAATCAGGTATAA
- the ybgC gene encoding tol-pal system-associated acyl-CoA thioesterase, with the protein MSNTVFTWPVRIYYEDTDAGGIVYNANYLKYMERARTEWLRALDIEQDTLLAQGVAFVVRKVELDMLKPARFNDALTVTVTVKKLKRASIVFEQEILDDAGLSLVRGTVLIACVQIAQMKPFAIPEPLMGVISGAC; encoded by the coding sequence ATGTCTAATACAGTCTTTACTTGGCCGGTGCGTATTTATTACGAAGATACGGATGCCGGTGGTATTGTTTATAATGCTAATTATTTGAAATATATGGAAAGAGCGCGTACCGAATGGTTACGCGCGCTCGATATAGAGCAAGACACCTTACTTGCCCAAGGCGTAGCATTTGTGGTGCGTAAGGTGGAACTGGATATGTTAAAGCCAGCACGCTTTAATGATGCACTAACCGTCACCGTGACGGTGAAAAAGCTTAAACGTGCCTCTATTGTGTTTGAGCAAGAAATTCTGGATGATGCGGGCCTTTCTCTGGTGCGGGGAACCGTGCTGATTGCATGTGTTCAAATTGCTCAAATGAAACCCTTTGCCATTCCTGAGCCGCTGATGGGAGTAATATCAGGTGCATGCTGA
- the tolR gene encoding protein TolR: MQGYKRRRRKSVAEINVVPYIDVMLVLLIIFMATAPIITQGVNVDLPQAEAEMMPEDSDKPLVASVDADGVYYLDIGDNNNQAMDLLALADMVMSQLQITPKSPVVVKGDAQVPYDAVIKLMATLKAAGVPSVGLMTQPES; the protein is encoded by the coding sequence ATGCAAGGATATAAACGCAGACGACGTAAGAGTGTTGCCGAAATAAACGTAGTGCCCTACATAGACGTTATGTTGGTGCTATTAATTATTTTTATGGCCACCGCGCCCATTATCACCCAAGGGGTGAATGTGGACTTACCTCAAGCTGAAGCAGAAATGATGCCCGAGGACAGTGATAAGCCCTTGGTAGCCTCGGTGGATGCAGATGGCGTTTATTATTTGGATATTGGCGACAATAACAATCAAGCCATGGACTTGTTAGCCTTGGCTGACATGGTCATGAGCCAACTGCAGATCACGCCTAAATCCCCAGTGGTGGTAAAAGGCGACGCTCAGGTGCCCTATGACGCTGTAATCAAATTAATGGCAACCTTAAAAGCGGCCGGTGTACCCAGTGTGGGTTTGATGACGCAGCCGGAGTCATAA
- the tolA gene encoding cell envelope integrity protein TolA, with protein sequence MTQQGGIKKAIIISFALHVIVGLVLLVGLDFKAPQRPSQPASIIEATMIDSGMMAQQAKQLEAMRAERAQNQAAEAAAQAKAEAQAAAQAKAQAEAEKAAQEQAVAAAKSAAQAEQQKIAEQRQAAQEKQAAEEKAAAQAKAAAEAKAAQAKADEAKALAAKKLAEEKAAAEAKAQAEAKAKVEAEAKAKAAADAKAKAEAEAKAKAADAKAKAEAEAKAKAAADAKAKADAEAKAKAAADAKAKADAEAKAKAAADAKAKAEAQAKKAASDQALKDLEAMMGDDLGKSSAPVAPSQGEIDQARAMIQQAVERHFQVSSTMQGKQCVVNVRLAADGLVLQVGEGSGDRAVCQAGIVAIRKASPLPMPKNAELIKQIQNLNLTLKPRL encoded by the coding sequence ATGACTCAGCAAGGCGGTATTAAAAAAGCCATTATTATTTCATTTGCACTGCATGTGATAGTGGGTTTGGTGTTGTTGGTGGGCTTGGACTTTAAAGCACCGCAGCGACCCTCACAGCCCGCCTCCATTATTGAAGCCACTATGATTGACAGTGGCATGATGGCTCAGCAGGCCAAACAGTTAGAAGCGATGCGCGCCGAGCGTGCCCAAAACCAAGCCGCGGAAGCGGCGGCACAAGCTAAGGCCGAAGCTCAAGCCGCTGCACAGGCGAAAGCGCAGGCAGAGGCGGAAAAAGCCGCGCAAGAACAAGCGGTCGCAGCAGCTAAGTCGGCTGCTCAAGCAGAACAACAAAAAATAGCCGAGCAGCGACAAGCCGCTCAAGAAAAGCAAGCTGCTGAAGAAAAAGCGGCGGCACAGGCAAAAGCGGCCGCCGAAGCGAAGGCGGCACAAGCGAAAGCCGATGAAGCTAAAGCATTAGCGGCAAAAAAACTGGCTGAAGAAAAGGCAGCAGCTGAGGCCAAAGCACAAGCAGAAGCGAAAGCTAAGGTAGAAGCCGAGGCCAAAGCCAAAGCCGCGGCCGATGCGAAAGCTAAAGCAGAGGCTGAGGCTAAAGCCAAGGCGGCTGATGCGAAAGCTAAGGCAGAAGCTGAGGCTAAGGCCAAAGCGGCGGCTGATGCGAAAGCTAAGGCAGACGCCGAGGCTAAGGCCAAAGCGGCGGCTGATGCGAAAGCTAAGGCAGACGCCGAGGCTAAAGCCAAAGCGGCGGCCGATGCGAAAGCCAAAGCAGAGGCTCAAGCGAAGAAAGCCGCCAGTGATCAAGCACTCAAAGACCTAGAAGCTATGATGGGAGATGACTTGGGTAAGAGCAGCGCACCTGTTGCTCCTTCTCAAGGTGAGATTGATCAAGCCAGAGCCATGATCCAGCAAGCGGTTGAACGCCACTTTCAAGTGAGTTCCACCATGCAAGGCAAACAATGTGTGGTTAATGTGCGCTTAGCCGCCGATGGCTTAGTGTTACAAGTGGGTGAGGGCAGTGGCGATAGGGCCGTATGTCAGGCAGGCATTGTGGCAATTCGTAAAGCCAGCCCCTTGCCGATGCCCAAAAACGCTGAACTCATTAAGCAAATACAGAACTTAAACTTAACTCTGAAACCGAGGCTATAG
- the ruvB gene encoding Holliday junction branch migration DNA helicase RuvB, with amino-acid sequence MIEADRFIDPAPLVEEELVDRAIRPRSLSEYRGQDHVRSQMEIFIEAARRREEALDHLLIFGPPGLGKTTLANIVALEMGVSIKTTSGPVLEKAGDLAAMLTNLEAGDVLFIDEIHRLSPVVEEILYPAMEDYQLDIMIGEGPAARSIKLELPPFTLVGATTRAGSLTSPLRDRFGIVQRLEFYQVADLAHIVSRSANKLGLVIDDDGAYEMARRARGTPRIANRLLRRVRDFAEVKGSGEINVDIAAQALDMLDVDKQGFDYMDRKLLIALLDKFMGGPVGLDNLAAAIGEEKETIEDVIEPFLIQQGFLQRTPRGRMATPRAYLHFGFELPEGRLAAPPLPR; translated from the coding sequence ATGATAGAAGCCGACCGTTTTATTGATCCCGCCCCGCTTGTGGAAGAAGAGTTAGTGGATCGCGCCATTCGCCCACGCAGTCTTTCTGAGTATCGAGGGCAAGATCATGTGCGCAGCCAAATGGAAATTTTTATTGAAGCGGCACGCCGTCGAGAAGAAGCGCTCGATCACTTATTGATCTTTGGCCCACCGGGTTTAGGTAAAACTACCTTGGCAAATATAGTGGCGCTGGAGATGGGGGTGAGCATTAAAACCACCTCGGGGCCAGTGCTAGAAAAAGCCGGTGATTTGGCGGCCATGCTTACCAATTTAGAGGCCGGCGATGTCTTGTTTATTGATGAGATCCACCGCTTAAGTCCGGTTGTGGAAGAAATTCTGTATCCCGCGATGGAAGATTATCAGCTCGATATTATGATAGGTGAGGGGCCAGCGGCGCGCTCTATTAAATTAGAGCTACCGCCTTTTACCCTAGTGGGTGCCACCACTCGCGCCGGCTCACTTACTTCACCGCTGCGCGATCGGTTTGGCATAGTACAACGACTGGAGTTTTATCAAGTGGCCGATTTGGCCCACATTGTAAGTCGTAGCGCTAATAAGCTTGGCTTAGTCATTGATGATGACGGCGCTTATGAAATGGCACGTCGGGCGCGCGGAACACCGCGTATTGCTAATCGCTTATTGCGCCGCGTACGTGACTTTGCCGAAGTTAAAGGCAGTGGCGAGATTAATGTCGATATTGCCGCTCAAGCGCTCGATATGCTGGATGTAGATAAACAAGGCTTCGATTATATGGATCGTAAGCTGTTAATCGCACTGCTTGATAAATTTATGGGCGGCCCGGTGGGCTTAGATAACTTAGCCGCTGCCATTGGGGAAGAAAAAGAAACCATTGAGGATGTCATAGAGCCATTTTTGATCCAACAAGGTTTCTTACAGCGCACTCCTCGTGGGCGCATGGCGACCCCGCGTGCTTATTTACACTTTGGCTTTGAATTACCTGAAGGGCGCTTGGCAGCGCCGCCCTTACCCCGCTAA